The following are encoded in a window of Naumovozyma castellii chromosome 8, complete genome genomic DNA:
- the NSA1 gene encoding ribosome biosynthesis protein NSA1 (ancestral locus Anc_6.144), which produces MRLLVSCTDSGSLKEVVCNKGTNTSIQASLQPFHLSTHLSQGLSHSIDALLQVGDDKLLIARCDGTVQLVQMKLKQEKMALENETEEFEFECTEFEILNSLDSLTDDSKLIPLYKNSKRRTQLKDGIVALLPLRENCYFLGTRSGLFHIISIVKDTVLEKVNTFEVKAPLEFVQLYDLDKTSTSYVFAYGGEENLIKLVELDSEFQNLKQIWEAKNVKNDRLDMRVPVWPTSVKFLKPFPEKSQEKDSLNYQFITVTHWSHLGKYKTVHGRKPLEYIDLLPNREPLTDLQISSTTAEVTANGNLESDDLNDFTFITRDTKKDVIKFNSTGRLIKKYGKGDIVGATSFTAVYQKKYLLQGGLDRYLRVFDLETSQLLVKVYIGGKVNFVTMMDENDIALPGRDANGVKLSEKDKKKRARREEMEEDAEQLWNRLESSNKKLKK; this is translated from the coding sequence atgaGATTACTGGTTAGCTGCACGGATAGCGGATCATTGAAAGAGGTAGTCTGTAACAAGGGCACCAACACATCCATACAGGCATCTTTGCAACCGTTCCATCTCTCCACACATCTCTCACAGGGTTTATCACATTCCATCGATGCTCTTTTGCAAGTTGGGGATGATAAGTTATTAATCGCAAGGTGCGATGGGACTGTGCAATTGGtgcaaatgaaattgaagcaAGAAAAGATGGCCCTAGAGAATGAGACggaagaatttgaatttgaatgtactgaatttgaaattttgaattcgTTGGATTCGTTAACTGATGATTCCAAGTTGATACCGTTGTATAAGAATTCTAAGAGAAGAACACAATTAAAAGATGGGATCGTCGCGTTACTCCCATTGAGAGAGAATTGCTACTTTCTGGGAACCAGATCTGGTTTGTTCCATATTATTAGCATTGTTAAGGATACTGTGTTAGAAAAAGTTAATACTTTTGAAGTGAAAGCTCCATTagaatttgttcaattatATGATCTAGACAAGACATCCACAAGCTATGTGTTTGCATATGGGggtgaagaaaatttaattaagCTAGTGGAATTAGATTCTGAGTTCCAAAATCTAAAGCAAATATGGGAGGCCAAGAATGTCAAGAATGATAGGTTGGATATGAGAGTTCCTGTATGGCCCACATCAgtgaaatttttgaaaccaTTTCCTGAGAAATCACAAGAGAAggattcattaaattatcaattcaTTACAGTTACACATTGGTCTCATTTGGGTAAATATAAGACGGTACATGGCCGTAAACCACTAGAATATATAGATCTATTACCCAATCGTGAACCGCTAACAGATTTACAAATTTCATCAACTACTGCTGAGGTAACTGCCAATGGGAATCTGGAAAGTGAcgatttgaatgattttaCATTCATCACCAGAGATACAAAGAAAGACGTGATAAAATTCAATAGTACTGGCCGTTTAATAAAGAAGTATGGTAAGGGTGACATTGTGGGTGCCACATCCTTTACTGCTGTTTACCAAAAGAAATATCTATTACAAGGTGGTCTCGACAGGTACCTTCGTGTGTTTGACCTTGAAACGAGTCAATTATTAGTTAAAGTTTACATTGGTGGGAAAGTCAATTTTGTTACCATGATGGATGAAAACGATATTGCTCTTCCAGGGAGAGATGCCAATGGTGTGAAACTATCTGAAAaggacaagaagaagagggCCAGAAGGGAGGAAATGGAGGAAGATGCAGAACAGTTGTGGAATCGTCTGGAAAGTTCCAAcaagaaactgaaaaaatGA
- the PRP5 gene encoding DEAD-box RNA helicase PRP5 (ancestral locus Anc_6.148), with the protein MIPINSEDSSHDEPPNGGKITEKQRLLQERREKLAKWKQKKTQQDLEKKKPVTNVETNLPLAAKDKFAERTSKLEEWKRKKRERDAERKLQDQKSVASTEEKQQNIVSKKRKKKKQTILFGDDVDESKEEASSNIQTTNESLTEIYKPSSIDLAPVRHHSNIDSKKPDPLDEFMNSLGNSSANSTSFEGRTIAGDLLDAEDESLMTGISHEKPSTDDGVENSRYTKLAKLKAKKKVTEVLYDKSTLEPFQKNFYAEPEDIKQMSDSEIEELRLSLDNIKVKGTNCPLPITRWSQLGLNTDTMNLITKNLRYETLTPIQSQAIPAIMSGRDVIGISKTGSGKTISYLLPLLRHIKAQRPLSKNETGPLGLILAPTRELALQIHDEIERFIVHDENIRSICCTGGSELKKQINDLKRGVQIVVATPGRFIDLLTLNTGKLVSTERITFVIMDEADRLFDLGFEPQITQIMKTIRPDKQCVLFSATFPNKLRNFAMRILNSPLSITINSNNLVNENVEQKVAICETDSAKFQELLTILQNQNKQQDQCENDEDEEREDETTLDKKTIIFVASQQICDLLYSQLVNFGYSLFAIHAGKPYQERITNLEGFKNTKNSILICTEVLSRGLNVPEVSLVIIYNAVKTFAQYVHTTGRTARGNLHGIAITLLLPSELTAGYILFKAMRANEKEKHDPFIIETLQGMAEEFEKGMKVGKYRLSKGFGGKGLDNLENKREEKQTEERRKYSPANTGTSDASKGKTNLEEGGEVTQDTNSIEIPKLEYAILQNKNPDGSITFSADVNVNDLPQLVRWEATKNTTLMFIKHETGCSITNKGKYYPEGKSPSTDKDEPKLYLLIESKDEKDIRLSIELLEEKVREGIRKVEYQTLKSNKY; encoded by the coding sequence ATGATTCCTATTAATTCAGAGGATTCTAGTCATGATGAGCCCCCAAATGGTGGAAAAATCACCGAGAAACAACGTCTCTTGCAAGAGAGACGAGAGAAATTAGCAAAAtggaaacaaaagaagacTCAACAGGATttagagaagaaaaaaccCGTTACTAACGTAGAAACAAATTTGCCATTGGCTGCTAAGGATAAATTTGCTGAAAGAACAAGTAAGCTTGAAGAatggaagaggaagaaacgTGAAAGAGATGCGGAAAGGAAACTTCAGGATCAGAAATCTGTCGCCTCCACAGAAGagaaacaacaaaatatagTCAgtaagaagagaaagaagaagaaacaaacaataCTTTTTGGTGACGATGTTGATGAGTCAAAGGAAGAAGCAAGCTCCAACATCCAAACGACAAATGAAAGTTTGACTGAAATCTACAAACCAAGTAGCATAGACTTGGCACCCGTTAGACACCATAGTAACATTGATAGCAAGAAGCCTGACCCGTTAGATGAATTCATGAATAGCTTGGGAAACTCCTCAGCTAATTCCACTTCTTTTGAAGGACGTACTATAGCTGGTGATCTCCTAGATGCGGAAGATGAGTCGTTGATGACAGGAATAAGCCATGAAAAACCAAGCACGGATGATGGTGttgaaaattcaagatACACCAAACTAGCTAAACTTAAGGCAAAAAAGAAAGTTACAGAAGTACTATATGATAAATCCACTTTGGAACCCTTTCAGAAGAATTTTTATGCCGAACCAGAGGATATTAAACAGATGTCCGACtcagaaattgaagaacttCGACTAAGTTTAGATAATATAAAGGTCAAAGGTACAAATTGCCCTCTCCCAATAACAAGATGGTCACAGTTAGGATTAAATACTGATACAATGAACCTGATCACCAAAAATCTGAGATACGAGACGCTGACGCCGATTCAATCACAGGCAATTCCGGCAATAATGAGTGGTAGAGATGTTATTGGTATTTCCAAGACAGGGTCAGGGAAGACAATATCATATCTATTACCATTACTTCGACATATCAAGGCACAGAGACCACtttccaaaaatgaaaCAGGCCCATTGGGATTAATTTTGGCGCCTACAAGAGAACTAGCATTACAAATCCAcgatgaaattgaaagatttattgTTCATGATGAAAACATAAGAAGTATCTGTTGTACAGGTGGTTCTGAGCTTAAGAAACAGATTAATGATCTCAAAAGGGGTGTCcaaattgttgttgcaaCCCCCGGTAGATTTATCGATCTTCTAACTTTAAACACAGGTAAGCTGGTAAGTACCGAAAGAATTACCTTTGTCATTATGGATGAGGCAGACAGGTTATTTGATTTAGGGTTTGAACCTCAGATCACACAAATTATGAAGACCATCCGTCCAGATAAACAATGTGTCTTGTTCAGCGCCACTTTCCCCAATAAACTTCGTAATTTTGCCATGagaatattaaattcaCCATTAAGTATTACAATAAACTCGAATAATTTAgtaaatgaaaatgttgaACAAAAAGTTGCGATATGTGAAACCGACTCAGCCAAGTTTCAGGAATTGTTGACCATTttacaaaatcaaaataaacAACAAGATCAATGTGAAAatgacgaagatgaagagagAGAAGATGAAACTACTTTAGAtaagaaaacaataatttttgttgCCAGTCAACAAATTTgtgatttattatattcacAACTAGTTAACTTTGGATATTCCCTTTTTGCTATTCATGCAGGGAAACCATATCAAGAGAGAATAACAAATTTAGAGGGATTTAAAAATACCAAGAATAGTATTTTAATCTGCACTGAGGTGCTATCAAGAGGTTTAAACGTCCCTGAAGTTTCTCTCGTGATCATTTATAACGCTGTGAAGACATTTGCCCAATATGTTCATACAACTGGGAGAACAGCTCGTGGTAATCTTCATGGTATAGCTATAACATTGCTGTTACCAAGTGAATTGACAGCTGGGTATATCTTATTTAAAGCCATGCGAGCAAATGAAAAGGAGAAACATGACccattcattattgaaacattaCAAGGAATGgctgaagaatttgagAAAGGTATGAAGGTTGGGAAATATAGACTATCCAAAGGATTTGGTGGTAAAGGTCTGgataatttggaaaataaaagagAGGAGAAACAAACAGAGGAGAGACGCAAATATAGCCCTGCTAATACTGGTACATCCGATGCTTCAAAGGGAAAGACAAACCTTGAAGAAGGAGGTGAAGTAACACAAGACACTAATTCTATCGAAATACccaaattggaatatgCTATATTGCAAAATAAAAATCCTGATGGGTCCATCACTTTTAGTGCAGATGTAAATGTTAATGATTTACCACAATTAGTTAGATGGGAAGCCACGAAGAATACAACGTTGATGTTCATTAAACATGAAACTGGTTGTAGTATCACTAATAAAGGTAAGTATTATCCTGAAGGTAAGAGTCCATCAACAGATAAAGATGAGCCGAAGTTATACTTATTGATCGAATCGAAGGATGAGAAAGATATCCGATTAAgtattgaattattggaagaaaaagtTCGCGAAGGTATAAGGAAGGTTGAATATCAAACTCTAAAGAgtaataaatattga
- the SWC5 gene encoding Swc5p (ancestral locus Anc_6.138), whose translation MVLEEKKSVLGEEVASSENEEYNEEEDEDFDPSKVTEEGEDLKDDGEDNDEEAYVDDKELEKTNNYASIESESGGLVKTRRARQVENELKRKRKYEELQVTSIPESINKVWEELNDAGRKRLSTTDSTGRKIGSSSVLAGNEEGLTNANEPEDKDTDNQILIERTYKFAGETIKEKKYVSKFSAEGQEYLNNLKFQEQKKETTTTKRQTTEVEDSGVDRTKSNIPDGIKLRRPLKRPPILEQIISGALKPKLTTLEKSKLDWASYVDKEGINDELRLFNKDGYLAKQDFLNRVETKKDQQYKELRQKQLQMQLNDTQNG comes from the coding sequence ATGGtattggaagaaaagaagtCTGTTCTTGGGGAAGAAGTTGCAAGTAGTGAGAATGAAGAGTATAACgaggaggaagatgaagattttgatCCATCTAAGGTGACAGAGGAAGGTGAAGATCTTAAAGATGACGGCGAGGACAATGATGAGGAAGCTTATGTGGACGATAAGGAGCTAGAGAAAACGAATAACTATGCCAGTATAGAGAGTGAGAGTGGAGGGTTAGTCAAGACGAGAAGGGCGAGACAAgttgaaaatgaattgaagaGGAAACGGAAATATGAAGAGTTACAAGTTACTTCCATTCCGGAGTCGATCAATAAAGTTTGGGAGGAATTAAATGACGCTGGTCGTAAACGACTTTCCACCACTGATAGTACTGGTAGGAAGATAGGATCGAGTTCTGTGCTGGCAGGAAACGAGGAGGGATTAACGAATGCTAATGAACCTGAAGACAAAGATACTGataatcaaatattaataGAGAGAACATATAAATTTGCAGGAGAAACCatcaaagagaagaaatatgTCTCTAAGTTTAGTGCAGAGGGccaagaatatttgaataatttgaagTTTCAAGAACagaaaaaggaaacaaCCACCACTAAACGGCAGACGACTGAAGTGGAGGATAGTGGAGTTGATCGTACAAAATCCAACATACCTGACGGAATAAAATTGAGAAGACCTCTAAAGAGACCGCCGATCTTGGAACAAATTATATCGGGGGCTTTAAAACCGAAGTTAACCACTTTAGAAAAATCCAAACTGGATTGGGCAAGCTATGTTGATAAGGAAGGTATTAATGACGAATTAAGATTGTTCAATAAAGATGGTTACTTAGCTAAGCAAGATTTCCTAAATCGTGTGGAAACGAAAAAGGATCAACAATACAAGGAATTAAGACAAAAGCAATTACAGATGCAGCTGAATGATACTCAGAATGGGTAG
- the ABD1 gene encoding mRNA (guanine-N7)-methyltransferase (ancestral locus Anc_6.147): MALKPEKPVWMSQADYDRQYGHLDDAKASEEPAIPSQVESPSKTPGTSVDNPLTSNSMEGTPEGDEKPTFKIQKRRHGRFDQEERRKKLETQKLREEQFKQHEIEMTANKTINVDQIVREHYNERTFIANRSRRALSPIIKLRNFNNAIKYMLIDKYTKPGDVVVELGCGKGGDLRKYGNANISQFIGIDISNASIQEAHKRYRSMRNLAFQVILITGDCFGESLGVAVEPFPECRFPCDVVSTQFCLHYAFESEEKARRTLMNVSKSLKIGGHFFGTIPDSEFIRYKLNKIGKDVEKPSWGNSIYKVTFENNAYQQNDNEFPSPYGQMYTYWLEDAIDNVPEYVVPFETLRSLADEYGMELEVQMPFNKFFVQEIPKWIDKFSPRMREGLQRSDGRYGVEGDEKEAASYFYTMFVFRKVKDFVEPT; this comes from the coding sequence ATGGCTTTGAAGCCTGAAAAACCAGTATGGATGTCCCAGGCGGATTATGATAGACAGTATGGTCATTTGGATGACGCTAAGGCCTCAGAAGAACCGGCTATTCCCTCTCAAGTGGAGTCACCTTCAAAAACACCAGGTACATCTGTGGATAATCCGTTAACTAGCAATTCAATGGAGGGTACACCTGAAGGAGATGAGAAGCCTACTTTTAAAATTCAGAAACGAAGACACGGGAGATTTGATCAAGAGGAGAGACgaaagaaattggaaactCAGAAATTAAGAGAAGAACAATTTAAACAACATGAGATTGAAATGACGGCGAACAAGACTATTAATGTGGATCAAATTGTTAGGGAACATTATAATGAGAGAACTTTTATTGCTAATCGATCTAGAAGGGCGTTGTCAcccattattaaattaagGAACTTCAATAATGCCATCAAGTATATGCTTATTGACAAGTATACTAAACCTGGAGATGTCGTCGTCGAACTAGGATGTGGGAAAGGTGGTGACCTTAGAAAGTATGGGAATGCGAATATATCAcaatttattggaattgatATTTCTAATGCTTCAATTCAGGAAGCTCATAAGAGATATAGATCAATGAGAAATTTGGCATTCCAGGTAATATTGATCACAGGAGATTGTTTCGGTGAGTCATTGGGTGTAGCAGTAGAGCCATTTCCTGAATGTCGATTCCCTTGTGACGTTGTCTCTACCCAGTTTTGTTTACATTATGCTtttgaaagtgaagaaaaGGCAAGAAGGACATTAATGAACGTTTCCAAATCTCTAAAGATTGGTGGCCATTTTTTTGGAACCATACCAGACTCAGAATTTATCCGTTATAAACTTAACAAAATTGGCAAAGATGTGGAGAAACCATCATGGGGGAACTCTATCTACAAAGTTACCTTTGAAAACAACGCATATCAACagaatgataatgaatttcCATCGCCTTATGGTCAGATGTATACATACTGGTTAGAGGATGCTATAGACAATGTCCCTGAATACGTGGTTCCATTTGAAACTTTAAGAAGTTTGGCAGATGAATACGGTATGGAATTGGAAGTACAAATGCCCTTTAACAAATTCTTTGTTCAAGAAATTCCCAAATGGATCGACAAGTTTTCTCCTAGAATGAGAGAAGGGTTACAAAGGTCCGATGGTAGGTATGGTGTAGAAGGAGACGAGAAGGAAGCAGCATCTTACTTTTATACAATGTTCGTCTTCCGAAAAGTCAAAGATTTTGTTGAACCAACGTAA
- the VHC1 gene encoding Vhc1p (ancestral locus Anc_6.146) codes for MRSSKFYDIPGTHRPTESTESSTLLESTNPNQSYYNYQTTPKNQKISSKYDLDNPHRDKLGTYDGVFVPTALNVLSILMFLRFGFILGQLGLLCTIGLLIVSYSINLLTTLSISAISTNGTVRGGGAYYMISRCLGPEFGGSIGLVFFLGQIFNSGMNALGIVEPLLYNLGKASDDSNEPAAALFALLPRGYWYELGYATTILFFCLAIALVGSQTVSRAGNFLFFILVASIVSIPLSIFIQKPFETGKIIYSGISWETFKHNLYPHFTKGAAGSLLKHKETFNNLFGVFFPATAGIFAGAGMSSELRKPSKSIPKGTLWGLLFTFSCYTVVVVSMSCSIPRKTLYTDVQVIQSVSSVQWLIFLGEMSTSLFSIIVGMLGAAYVLEAIAKDSIVPGLSIFSKKPLITLIFTWALTQACLFSDVNKIASFITLTFLMTFIVMNLACFLLEIAAAPNFRPSFNYFDRYTALSGAILSIIAMIVVDGVTASALMLAMGMLFLVIHYVCPPKSWGDVSQSLIYHQVRKYLLRLRQDNIKYWRPQILLFVDNPRTSWNLIRFCNHLKKGGLYILGHVTVAENFQQQLHELKNQQKAWMQIRDMTKIKAFVQIGTGPTLPWGVRNVFIGSGLGGMKPNITVLGFFDLKEYRKEQNSLCSSSKSLTKSADLHATRNPNTNDINVDITEPYFPLPTDRCKNEQKIKIRQWVEIIEDLSILQSNIAIAHGFGKLNLPNKGTHCTKKKIIDLYPIQICGKMTVTNEEPSMVTSNFDTYTLILQLGAILVTVPEWKDTHILRVILFVENELDRIPEIQRMNKLLSVLRIEAEVTVVSLDQFRVYNTIVKGDRINFNYVNSILKDSEWWNDLVDGRKTSQPKRRFSVQEMAPGAQGVKTEKYKVSKLQRLGVSMTMNSNMPTGQLITPAVSDESETETEFSSLHESGLCDNAISEINQSKSAIGPEKRLPRLQKLKNNVTQNLNPVFSSDALPKTKVIEEGTGDQPTLVPVVEDDDLNRTSSRSTRRPVLPELSPCCSRDSLLSAMNNLTFNDLPSRAQHLILNDMMTQLSGDSDLIFSTLPIPALGTHNDDAESLHYVENLDLWLEGLPPVMLINSQTMTVTTAL; via the coding sequence ATGAGATCAAGCAAATTCTACGACATTCCTGGAACACACAGACCCACAGAATCGACTGAATCGTCTACTTTGCTTGAATCTACAAACCCGAACCAATCATATTATAATTACCAAACAACACCAAAGaaccaaaaaatatcatctaAATATGACCTAGATAACCCCCATAGAGACAAATTAGGGACCTATGATGGTGTGTTTGTCCCAACCGCCCTAAATGTCCTTTCCATTCTTATGTTCCTAAGGTTTGGTTTCATACTGGGACAATTAGGTCTACTTTGTACCATCGGGTTACTGATAGTAAGTTATTCTATAAATTTACTGACGACATTGAGTATATCAGCAATATCTACAAATGGAACTGTTAGGGGTGGAGGTGCTTACTATATGATTTCAAGATGTTTAGGACCCGAATTTGGAGGATCCATAGGATTAGTATTTTTCCTGGgacaaatatttaatagTGGTATGAATGCATTAGGTATTGTTGAACCATTGCTATATAACCTTGGGAAGGCGTCAGACGATTCAAATGAACCAGCAGCAGCATTGTTTGCTTTACTACCGAGAGGCTATTGGTATGAATTGGGGTatgcaacaacaattttgtttttctgCCTAGCGATTGCATTGGTAGGTTCACAAACAGTATCAAGAGCTGGtaatttcttatttttcattctaGTCGCATCAATTGTGTCTATTCCACTATCTATCTTCATACAAAAACCGTTTGAAACAGGTAAAATCATCTATTCAGGAATTTCATGGGAAACGTTTAAGCATAACTTGTATCCACATTTTACAAAAGGTGCAGCAGGTTCATTGTTGAAACACAAAGAAACATTTAACAATCTATTTGGTGTTTTCTTCCCAGCTACCGCAGGTATTTTTGCTGGTGCTGGGATGTCTAGTGAATTGAGAAAACCTTCTAAATCCATCCCTAAAGGTACCCTATGGGGTCTGCTCTTTACATTTAGTTGTTACacagttgttgttgtatcAATGAGTTGCTCCATTCCTAGAAAGACATTATACACAGATGTACAAGTCATTCAATCTGTTAGTTCGGTGCAATGGCTTATTTTTTTGGGAGAAATGTCAACctcattattttccattattgTCGGTATGCTTGGTGCAGCTTACGTTTTGGAAGCCATAGCAAAAGATAGTATTGTTCCGGGGCTATCGATCTTCTCTAAGAAACCGCTAATTACATTGATATTTACATGGGCATTAACACAAGCTTGCTTATTCTCAGACGTGAATAAGATCGCATCATTCATTACATTAACCTTCTTGATGACTTTTATTGTGATGAATCTTGCTTGTTTCCTGTTGGAAATTGCCGCTGCGCCAAATTTTAGACCATCGTTTAACTATTTCGACAGGTACACTGCATTAAGCGGTGCTATATTGTCCATTATTGCAATGATCGTGGTTGATGGGGTTACTGCGTCAGCATTAATGCTGGCAATGGGCATGCTTTTCCTTGTTATCCATTATGTTTGCCCTCCTAAATCATGGGGTGACGTTTCTCAAAGTTTAATATATCACCAAGTGAGGAAATATTTACTGAGGTTACGTCAAGATAACATTAAGTATTGGAGACCGcaaattttgttatttgTAGATAACCCAAGAACAAGTTGGAATCTAATCAGATTCTGTAATCATCTGAAAAAAGGTGGGTTATATATTCTGGGCCATGTTACAGTAGCAGAAAATttccaacaacaattacacgaattaaaaaatcaaCAAAAGGCCTGGATGCAGATAAGAGATATGACTAAGATAAAAGCCTTTGTCCAGATAGGAACAGGGCCTACGTTGCCCTGGGGTGTAAGAAATGTATTTATTGGTTCAGGGTTAGGTGGAATGAAACCTAATATCACAGTTCTTGGattttttgatttgaaagaatatcGTAAAGAGCAAAATTCATTATGTTCTAGTTCCAAGAGTTTGACCAAATCAGCTGATTTGCACGCCACCAGAAATCCAAATACGAATGATATTAATGTCGACATAACTGAACCGTATTTCCCGTTACCAACAGATAGATGTAAAAATGaacagaaaataaaaatacGGCAATGGGTGGAAATTATAGAagatctttcaattcttcaatcaAACATTGCAATTGCCCACGGCTTTGGGAAACtaaatttaccaaataaAGGAACACATTGTaccaagaaaaaaattatcGATCTGTACCCGATTCAGATATGTGGTAAGATGACCGTTACAAATGAAGAGCCATCAATGGTAACATCGAATTTTGATACTTATACTTTAATCCTACAACTTGGCGCAATCTTGGTGACTGTTCCAGAATGGAAGGATACACACATCCTTCGTGTAATCCtctttgttgaaaatgaattggataGGATCCCAGAAATACAGagaatgaataaattattatcgGTTTTAAGAATTGAAGCTGAAGTTACTGTTGTATCCCTAGATCAATTTAGAGTTTATAATACCATTGTGAAAGGTGACCgtattaatttcaattatgTAAACtcaattttaaaagatAGTGAGTGGTGGAACGATTTAGTGGATGGAAGAAAGACATCCCAACCGAAACGTAGGTTTTCAGTCCAAGAGATGGCTCCTGGAGCTCAAGGTGttaaaactgaaaaatataaagttTCTAAACTGCAGAGACTTGGTGTTTCAATGACAATGAATTCTAACATGCCAACTGGCCAACTTATTACCCCAGCTGTTAGCGATGAATCAGAAACTGAGACAGAATTTTCCTCTTTACATGAATCTGGACTGTGTGATAATGCCATTTCAGaaataaatcaatcaaAATCGGCTATTGGTCCAGAGAAGAGATTACCACGTTTGCAGAAGCTTAAGAATAATGTAACacaaaatttaaatccAGTATTTTCTAGTGATGCATTACCCAAGACTAAAGTGATCGAGGAAGGTACTGGTGACCAACCGACTTTAGTTCCTGTTGTTGAGGATGATGACCTAAATCGGACTAGTAGCAGAAGCACAAGAAGGCCGGTCCTTCCAGAATTATCTCCATGTTGTTCCAGAGATAGTCTTCTTTCTGCTATGAATAATTTAACTTTCAATGATCTACCTAGTAGAGCACAGCATTTGATTCTTAATGACATGATGACACAACTTTCAGGAGATTctgatttgattttttcaacattACCTATTCCAGCCTTAGGAACTCATAACGATGATGCTGAGAGTCTTCACTATGTCGAGAATCTTGACCTGTGGCTAGAAGGCCTACCACCTGTAATGCTAATAAACTCGCAAACAATGACCGTTACTACTGCATTATAG
- the PBP2 gene encoding telomere maintenance protein PBP2 (ancestral locus Anc_6.139), with protein MDDEKYLIEERARIERLLKEEVLEMRALMLDETTKLIIGDGSETIRQLRAESDVKIWFSKQVYGNEHRILFVKGLAENVAQTFGSIARILAMATSPNAVDINAVHVEIKFLFPNPVVGRIIGKGGLNVKEITKASAAIVKKSYHFLEGSTDRLVSIYGVPNSIHIATYYMAEAYFKTVAYGIDLSREIPYQPREGPVKEVSEIIIDRSDTKSPTLYAVPQPSIKKRRRSDFSDHEDDVRPGHLMRIPNLEIQSIEPSKSGNLLSNITKVVTYPDKYSSKVIGREGTYINMLRESTSCSIRLKSPDDKEDLAIISIRGPPLCVDAALLLIAHRIELSKRLLDE; from the coding sequence ATGGATGACGAGAAGTATCTCATTGAGGAGAGGGCCAGGATTGAAAGGCTTCTTAAGGAGGAAGTGCTAGAAATGAGGGCGCTCATGCTGGACGAAACGACAAAACTGATTATTGGTGATGGAAGTGAGACCATACGACAATTGCGAGCAGAATCAGATGTAAAAATTTGGTTTTCCAAACAGGTTTACGGGAACGAACACAGAATCTTATTTGTGAAGGGACTGGCGGAGAATGTGGCTCAAACCTTTGGATCCATCGCTCGAATATTGGCCATGGCAACGTCTCCTAATGCCGTCGATATCAATGCGGTTCACGTTGAGATCAAATTCCTATTTCCTAATCCAGTAGTGGGAAGGATTATCGGTAAGGGGGGCCTTAATGTGAAGGAAATTACTAAAGCTAGTGCAGCAATCGTTAAAAAGAGCTATCATTTCCTAGAGGGTTCAACAGATAGACTGGTTTCTATCTATGGCGTGCCCAATTCTATCCACATTGCCACATATTATATGGCTGAAGCATATTTTAAGACAGTAGCATATGGAATCGATTTAAGCAGAGAGATTCCATACCAACCTCGTGAAGGGCCCGTTAAAGAAGTTAGTGAGATTATAATCGACAGATCAGATACCAAGTCACCGACACTATATGCTGTTCCGCAGCCAAGTATTAAGAAGAGAAGACGTTCCGATTTTTCTGACCACGAAGACGACGTACGACCAGGCCACTTGATGAGGATACCGAACTTGGAAATCCAATCTATCGAACCCAGTAAATCGGGCAATCTACTATCAAATATCACTAAAGTGGTCACATATCCAGATAAATACAGTAGCAAAGTTATTGGCCGAGAGGGCACATATATCAACATGTTACGTGAGAGCACCTCCTGTAGTATTCGCTTGAAAAGTCCAGACGATAAGGAAGACCTTGCCATTATTTCCATTCGTGGTCCTCCCCTCTGCGTAGATGCAGCACTGCTTCTTATTGCCCACAGGATAGAGCTGAGCAAGCGTCTCCTGGATGAATAG